One Drosophila virilis strain 15010-1051.87 chromosome 5, Dvir_AGI_RSII-ME, whole genome shotgun sequence DNA window includes the following coding sequences:
- the robls54B gene encoding dynein light chain roadblock-type 2, with amino-acid sequence MFKSPPEKPPRTRRYVDEAFRQIQEKKNIRDIIIINEFGIPVKSTMEFDTSVKFVGHFQELRGRLERGMEKMDPNDEFLMLRVRTKTHEVMLVPDVKITVIVVQNAAK; translated from the exons atgtttaaaagCCCTCCAGAAAAG CCACCACGAACACGTCGATATGTCGATGAAGCATTTAGACAAATTCAGGAGAAGAAAAATATTCgcgatattattattataaatgagTTTGGAATTCCTGTTAAAAGCACAATGGAATTTGACACCTCTGTCAAATTTGTTGGCCATTTTCAAGAACTAAGAGGACGTTTGGAGCGAGGTATGGAGAAAATGGATCCCAACGATGAATTCTTGATGTTAAGAGTACGCACTAAAACTCATGAAGTTATGTTAGTGCCAGACGTAAAAATAACTGTAATTGTTGTTCAAAATgcagcaaaataa